The genomic window AATTCTTTTACCTCATCAACAAAATCTTCCATAATTTTAAATGCCTCACTGGAATTCATTTTTTCAATGACTGCATAATTCGACCATTCATTCTCGATTTTTTCCATTTCCTCTTCCAAAAATTCTGGATCCATCAGGTCATCCAGGTCAAGAATTGTTCTGTATTCTAATGTTTCCTTGTTTATGAATATTTTCATACCAGCCTCTAGATCCTGGGCCATTTTATTTATTTGTTTGTCTGTTAGTTTCATGGAGTTTGTTTTTTACCTGATACACAACGTCCGCGGTAAGGAATGTTGGGGATTTCTTGTATGTTTTACGATCAAACGATGAA from Bacteroidota bacterium includes these protein-coding regions:
- a CDS encoding UPF0158 family protein, whose translation is MKLTDKQINKMAQDLEAGMKIFINKETLEYRTILDLDDLMDPEFLEEEMEKIENEWSNYAVIEKMNSSEAFKIMEDFVDEVKELKLKENLIKILNRKSPFANFKAEIESSNYREEWFAFRTKRQEDYVKEQLDMNEI